A single region of the Musa acuminata AAA Group cultivar baxijiao chromosome BXJ1-11, Cavendish_Baxijiao_AAA, whole genome shotgun sequence genome encodes:
- the LOC103971927 gene encoding putative leucine-rich repeat receptor-like serine/threonine-protein kinase At2g14440, giving the protein MERPPPLFLLRFLFLFPLLVVPALSQSPPQPKGLLINCGSTDDLFTPDGLRWLADSRFVIAGSPRKLSLPGLLPVLSTLRSFPVRPGLLQPRKFCYVLRAVRGARYLIRTTYFYGSFDSPGSSGTPPVFDQIVDGTFWTTVNTTADYAAGVASYYEGVFRAKGMTMSVCVAENTYTTSDLFISALEMILLEDSVYNGTNFDEYAMGLISRSTFGSIGSTLRYPDDRFNRYWQPFSGSAHAMTSTHNISSSDFWNLPPATIFNTALVADKAKPLVFQWPPNLLPSSSYYIALYFADTLPGSTRTFDVYINDYRFYANLTVTSAGLVVFSTQWLLSGLTTITLTPGSPLPPLISAGEVFGLFSIGNVTHTRDIIALENIKKKIASPPSDWSGDPCMPEQYSWTGITCSNGSKIRVVALNLSSMGLSGSLSPLIARMTALTDISFAYNNFTGPIPDLSKLKNLQKLHLQNNQLTGVIPPSLANLSQLRELYLENNNLTGEIPRRLFRKGLDFRFLPGNHF; this is encoded by the exons ATGGAGAGACCTCCGCCCCTTTTCCTCCTCCGCTTCCTGTTCCTTTTCCCTCTCCTTGTCGTCCCCGCCCTCTCTCAATCCCCGCCGCAACCCAAGGGCTTGCTTATCAACTGTGGCTCCACCGACGACCTCTTCACCCCCGACGGCCTCAGATGGTTGGCCGACTCTCGCTTCGTCATCGCTGGCTCCCCTCGCAAACTCTCCCTCCCGGGCCTCCTTCCCGTCCTCTCCACCCTCCGCTCCTTCCCCGTCCGCCCCGGCCTCCTCCAGCCCCGCAAGTTCTGCTACGTCCTCCGGGCCGTCCGCGGCGCCCGATACCTCATCCGCACCACCTACTTCTATGGCAGCTTCGACAGCCCGGGCAGCAGCGGGACGCCCCCTGTCTTCGACCAGATCGTGGACGGCACCTTCTGGACCACCGTGAACACGACCGCTGACTACGCCGCCGGCGTGGCCTCCTACTACGAGGGCGTCTTCCGGGCCAAGGGGATGACGATGAGCGTGTGCGTTGCCGAGAACACCTACACGACCTCCGACCTCTTCATCTCCGCTCTGGAGATGATCTTGTTGGAGGATTCGGTGTATAATGGGACGAACTTCGACGAGTATGCCATGGGCCTCATCTCGAGGAGCACCTTTGGATCAATTGGATCGACTCTCAG ATATCCAGACGATAGATTCAATAGATATTGGCAGCCATTTTCTGGGAGTGCACATGCAATGACAAGCACCCATAATATATCATCATCTGATTTTTGGAATCTTCCACCTGCAACGATCTTCAACACTGCTCTAGTAGCAGataaagcgaaaccattggtcttTCAGTGGCCTCCCAATTTACTTCCAAGTTCCAGCTACTACATTGCTCTTTATTTCGCTGATACATTACCAGGGAGCACCAGGACATTCGATGTCTACATAAATGACTATAGATTCTATGCTAATTTAACAGTTACATCAGCAGGTCTTGTTGTTTTCTCAACCCAATGGCTTCTCTCTGGTCTAACGACCATTACATTGACTCCTGGATCTCCTCTTCCGCCATTAATAAGTGCTGGAGAGGTTTTTGGCCTTTTCTCAATTGGAAATGTCACACATACAAGAGATA TCATTGCCCTggagaatataaaaaagaaaattgctagtcCACCATCTGATTGGAGTGGAGATCCTTGTATGCCTGAACAATATTCATGGACTGGCATTACCTGCTCTAATGGATCCAAAATACGTGTGGTGGCTCT GAATCTTTCAAGTATGGGTTTGTCTGGATCTCTGTCACCACTTATTGCCAGGATGACAGCACTAACTGATAT atcttttgcataTAATAATTTCACAGGACCAATTCCAGATCTAAGCAAATTAAAGAATCTTCAGAAATT GCATTTACAGAACAATCAGTTAACAGGAGTCATTCCTCCATCACTGGCAAATCTGAGTCAGCTACGTGAACT